In Takifugu flavidus isolate HTHZ2018 chromosome 5, ASM371156v2, whole genome shotgun sequence, the following proteins share a genomic window:
- the kcnt1b gene encoding potassium channel subfamily T member 1 isoform X11, protein MDSTNAQVQVEFYVNENTFKERLKLFFIKNQRSSLRIRLFNFSLKILTCALYILRVSLDNPNFNASPWACAACRNNTGLNVTESSKINWELIFWVNRRDPLWAIQVTVALISFLETMLITYLSYKGNICEQMFQISFILEMINTVPFIITIFWHPLKNIFVPVFLNCWLAKGALENMINDFHRAIQRTHSAMFNQVFILICTLLCLVFTGACGIQHLERAGKQLSLFDSFYFCIVTFSTVGYGDVTPQIWPSQLLVVILICVALVVLPLQFEELAYLWMESQKLGGNYSRHRAQTEKHVVLCVSSLKIDLLMDFLNEFYAHPRLQDYYVVILCPTEMDIQVRRILQIPLWSQRVIYLQGSALKDQDLMRAKMDDAEACFILSSRNEVDRTAADHQTILRAWAAKDFAPNCPLYVQILKPENKFHVKFADHVVCEEEFKYAMLALNCVCPATSTLVTLLVHTSRGQEGQLSPEQWQRTYGRCSGNEVYHIRLCDSKFFGEYDGKSFTYASFHAHKKYGVCLIGVKREDNKSILLNPGPRHIMASTDTCYYINITKEENSAFIFKQEEKHNKGLPLTGLYDAPSRLPVHSIIASMVDQTASFGTVAIDLQNPDPPEESGKLALPTENGAGSRRPSIAPVLEIADSSAILPCDLLSDQSEDEANQSDEEGSVGSDFVKGYPPNSPYIGSSPTLCHLLPQKAPFCCLRLDKGCTHNSFEDAKAYGFKNKLIIVSAETAGNGLYNFIVPLRAYYRPRKELNPIVLLLDYPPDNHFLEAICCFPMVYFMTGTIDNLDNLLQCGIIYADNLVVVDKESTMSAEEDYMADAKTIVNVQTMFRLFPSLSIITELTHPSNMRFMQFRAKDCYSLALSKLEKIERDKGSNLAFMFRLPFAAGRVFSISMLDTLLYQSFVKDYMIAIVRLLLGLDTTPGSGYLCAMKITEEDLWIRTYGRLFQKLCSSSAEIPIGIYRTESHMFSNTECKDSYAQSQLSVNAEHGAEHRERGESWKEKTAHRNSTTSDQSEHPLLRKKSMQWARRLSRKNAKPSSRAERISQQRLNLYRRSERQELSELVKNRMKHLGLPTVGYEDVSNLTASDVMNRVNLGYLQELQDIAEHPYTEGTRPPDEMNDHQNTLSYVLINPPPDTMLELNDIVYIIRSDPLAHMPEDSQVGQARIGKNKQDFGTEMRDETHL, encoded by the exons ATGGACTCAACAAATGCCCA GGTGCAGGTGGAGTTCTACGTGAATGAAAACACCTTCAAGGAGAGGCTGAAgcttttcttcattaaaaaccAAAGGTCAA GCCTGAGAATCCGTCTCTTCAACTTCTCACTGAAGATCCTGACCTGTGCCCTCTATATACTGAGAGTCAGCCTGGATAACCCCAACTTCAACGCCAGCCCATGGGCATG TGCTGCGTGCCGAAATAACACTGGGCTAAATGTGACAGAGTCATCAAAAATAAACTG GGAGTTGATTTTCTGGGTAAACAGACGAGATCCACTGTGGGCAATACAG gtgaCGGTGGCCTTAATCAGTTTTTTGGAGACCATGCTTATTACTTATCTGAGCTACAAG GGGAACATTTGCGAGCAGATGTTCCAGATATCCTTCATATTGGAGATGATCAACACAGTGCCATTTATAATCACA ATTTTCTGGCATCCTTTGAAAAACATATTTGTTCCCGTATTTCTTAATTGCTGGCTTGCCAAAGGTGCCCTGGAGAACATGATT AATGACTTCCACCGGGCCATCCAGAGGACCCATTCTGCTATGTTCAACCAGGTGTTCATTCTCATCTGCACCTTGCTGTGTCTAGTTTTCACCGG AGCTTGTGGCATCCAGCATTTGGAAAGAGCTGGAAAACAACTTTCCTTGTTTGACtccttttatttctgtatcGTCACCTTCTCCACGGTTGGCTATGGGGACGTCACGCCCCAGATCTGGCCCTCCCAGCTGCTCGTGGTCATTCTCATTTGCGTTGCCTTGGTGGTGCTCCCACTGCAG TTTGAAGAACTAGCATACCTCTGGATGGAGAGCCAGAAGTTAGGAGGGAACTATAGCCGACACAGGGCTCAAACTGAGAAGCATGTGGTGTTATGTGTCAGCTCACTGAAGATCGACCTACTGATGGATTTCCTCAATGAGTTCTATGCTCATCCTAGACTACAG GACTATTATGTGGTGATCTTGTGTCCAACCGAGATGGACATTCAGGTTCGCCGTATCCTCCAAATCCCTTTGTGGTCTCAGAGGGTCATCTACCTTCAAGGTTCTGCCCTCAAAGACCAGGATCTAATGAGGGCCAA GATGGATGATGCTGAGGCCTGCTtcatcctcagcagcaggaacgAGGTCGATCGAACTGCTGCT gatCACCAGACTATTTTGAGAGCCTGGGCTGCAAAAGACTTTGCTCCAAACTGTCCTCTTTATGTCCAGATCCTCAAACCGGAAAATAAATTCCATGTTAAATTTGCAG ATCATGTTGTCTGCGAAGAGGAGTTCAAATATGCCATGTTGGCTCTGAACTGTGTATGTCCGGCCACGTCTACCTTAGTCACACTCCTGGTTCACACCTCCAGAGGACA GGAAGGACAACTGTCACCAGAGCAATGGCAAAGGACGTATGGACGCTGCTCTGGAAACGAGGTCTATCACATCCGACTGTGCGACAGCAAGTTCTTTGGGGAGTACGATGGGAAAAGCTTCACCTACGCATCCTTCCACGCCCATAAGAA GTATGGTGTGTGTTTGATCGGAGTGAAAAGAGAGGACAACAAGAGCATTCTCCTGAACCCTGGCCCCCGGCACATCATGGCCTCCACCGACACTTGCTACTACATCAACATCACCAAGGAGGAGAACTCGGCATTCATCTTCAAACAAGAGGAAAAGCACAACAAGGGCCTCCCCCTCACAGGCCTCTATGACGCCCCCTCCAGACTGCCAGTGCACAGCATCATTGCCAGCATGG TTGATCAGACTGCTTCGTTTG GGACTGTTGCCATAGATCTACAGAACCCCGATCCCCCAGAAGAAAGCGGCAAGCTGGCGTTGCCGACAGAGAACGGCGCAGGAAGCCGGAGGCCGAGCATTGCACCCGTCCTAGAAATCGCAGACTCCTCCGCCATTCTGCCCTGCGACCTTCTCAGTGATCAATCTGAGGATGAAGCCAACCAGTCAGACGAGGAGGGCTCTGTCGGGTCTGA tTTTGTGAAGGGCTACCCTCCCAACTCGCCCTACATCGGCAGCTCTCCCACATTGTGCCACCTCCTGCCACAGAAAGCTCCATTCTGCTGCCTCCGCCTGGACAAG GGCTGTACGCATAACAGCTTTGAGGATGCCAAGGCCTACGGCTTCAAGAATAAGTTGATTATAGTTTCTGCTGAGACGGCAGGAAATGGTCTCTACAATTTCATTGTCCCTCTTCGCGCTTACTATCGGCCCAGGAAGGAGCTGAACCcaatagtgctgctgctggactacCC CCCAGACAATCACTTCTTAGAGGCCATTTGCTGCTTTCCTATGGTTTACTTCATGACTGGAACTATTGACAA CTTGGACAACCTCCTGCAGTGTGGCATAATCTACGCAGACAATTTGGTGGTGGTGGACAAAGAGAGCACAATGAGCGCCGAGGAGGACTACATGGCAGACGCCAAGACCATCGTCAATGTCCAGACTATGTTCAG GTTGTTTCCCAGTCTCAGCATCATTACTGAGCTCACACATCCGTCCAACATGAGGTTCATGCAGTTCAGAGCCAAGGACTGCtactcactcgctctctctaAACTGGAGAAG ATAGAACGCGATAAGGGCTCCAACTTGGCTTTCATGTTCCGTCTGCCGTTTGCAGCAGGCAGGGTGTTCAGCATTAGCATGTTAGATACACTGCTTTACCAG TCTTTTGTTAAGGACTACATGATTGCAATCGTGAGGCTTCTCCTGGGTCTGGACACCACACCTGGATCTGGATACCTCTGCGCT ATGAAGATAACAGAGGAGGATCTGTGGATCAGGACTTACGGCAGACTCTTCCAGAAGCTTTGTTCCTCAAGCGCCGAGATCCCAATTGGGATCTATCGCACAGAGTCGCACATGTTCTCAAACACGGAG TGCAAGGACAGTTATGCACAG TCTCAGCTGTCCGTCAACGCTGAACACGGCGCGGAGCACCGCGAGCGAGGGGAGTCCTGGAAGGAGAAAACGGCGCACAGAAACTCCACCACCAGCGACCAGTCCGAGCACCCGCtgctgaggaagaagagcatGCAGTGGGCGCGGCGACTCAGCAGGAAGAACGCCAAACCgtccagcagagcagagcgcaTCTCGCAGCAGAGACTCAACCTGTACCGACGCTCTGAACGGCAGGAGCTCTCCGAGCTGGTGAAGAACCGCATGAAGCACCTGGGTCTGCCCACGGTCGGATACG AGGATGTTTCTAATCTCACTGCGAGCGATGTCATGAATCGAGTAAATCTAGGATATTTGCAAG AGTTGCAGGACATTGCAGAGCATCCGTATACAGAGGGGACCAGGCCACCAG ACGAAATGAACGACCATCAGAACACGCTGTCCTACGTCCTCATCAACCCTCCTCCTGACACCATGCTGGAGCTCAACGACATCGT CTACATCATCCGGTCCGACCCGCTGGCACACATGCCAGAGGACTCGCAGGTAGGGCAGGCACGCATCGGCAAGAACAAGCAGGACTTTGGCACAGAGATGAGGGATGAGACTCACCTCTGA
- the kcnt1b gene encoding potassium channel subfamily T member 1 isoform X16 translates to MAGAKLTPSPSEIDPDVKTEVQKTPEPIWINPSNSLRTMGSFESDAGQRVQVEFYVNENTFKERLKLFFIKNQRSSLRIRLFNFSLKILTCALYILRVSLDNPNFNASPWACAACRNNTGLNVTESSKINWELIFWVNRRDPLWAIQVTVALISFLETMLITYLSYKGNICEQMFQISFILEMINTVPFIITIFWHPLKNIFVPVFLNCWLAKGALENMINDFHRAIQRTHSAMFNQVFILICTLLCLVFTGACGIQHLERAGKQLSLFDSFYFCIVTFSTVGYGDVTPQIWPSQLLVVILICVALVVLPLQFEELAYLWMESQKLGGNYSRHRAQTEKHVVLCVSSLKIDLLMDFLNEFYAHPRLQDYYVVILCPTEMDIQVRRILQIPLWSQRVIYLQGSALKDQDLMRAKMDDAEACFILSSRNEVDRTAADHQTILRAWAAKDFAPNCPLYVQILKPENKFHVKFADHVVCEEEFKYAMLALNCVCPATSTLVTLLVHTSRGQEGQLSPEQWQRTYGRCSGNEVYHIRLCDSKFFGEYDGKSFTYASFHAHKKYGVCLIGVKREDNKSILLNPGPRHIMASTDTCYYINITKEENSAFIFKQEEKHNKGLPLTGLYDAPSRLPVHSIIASMGTVAIDLQNPDPPEESGKLALPTENGAGSRRPSIAPVLEIADSSAILPCDLLSDQSEDEANQSDEEGSVGSDFVKGYPPNSPYIGSSPTLCHLLPQKAPFCCLRLDKGCTHNSFEDAKAYGFKNKLIIVSAETAGNGLYNFIVPLRAYYRPRKELNPIVLLLDYPPDNHFLEAICCFPMVYFMTGTIDNLDNLLQCGIIYADNLVVVDKESTMSAEEDYMADAKTIVNVQTMFRLFPSLSIITELTHPSNMRFMQFRAKDCYSLALSKLEKIERDKGSNLAFMFRLPFAAGRVFSISMLDTLLYQSFVKDYMIAIVRLLLGLDTTPGSGYLCAMKITEEDLWIRTYGRLFQKLCSSSAEIPIGIYRTESHMFSNTECKDSYAQSQLSVNAEHGAEHRERGESWKEKTAHRNSTTSDQSEHPLLRKKSMQWARRLSRKNAKPSSRAERISQQRLNLYRRSERQELSELVKNRMKHLGLPTVGYEDVSNLTASDVMNRVNLGYLQDEMNDHQNTLSYVLINPPPDTMLELNDIVYIIRSDPLAHMPEDSQVGQARIGKNKQDFGTEMRDETHL, encoded by the exons GGTGCAGGTGGAGTTCTACGTGAATGAAAACACCTTCAAGGAGAGGCTGAAgcttttcttcattaaaaaccAAAGGTCAA GCCTGAGAATCCGTCTCTTCAACTTCTCACTGAAGATCCTGACCTGTGCCCTCTATATACTGAGAGTCAGCCTGGATAACCCCAACTTCAACGCCAGCCCATGGGCATG TGCTGCGTGCCGAAATAACACTGGGCTAAATGTGACAGAGTCATCAAAAATAAACTG GGAGTTGATTTTCTGGGTAAACAGACGAGATCCACTGTGGGCAATACAG gtgaCGGTGGCCTTAATCAGTTTTTTGGAGACCATGCTTATTACTTATCTGAGCTACAAG GGGAACATTTGCGAGCAGATGTTCCAGATATCCTTCATATTGGAGATGATCAACACAGTGCCATTTATAATCACA ATTTTCTGGCATCCTTTGAAAAACATATTTGTTCCCGTATTTCTTAATTGCTGGCTTGCCAAAGGTGCCCTGGAGAACATGATT AATGACTTCCACCGGGCCATCCAGAGGACCCATTCTGCTATGTTCAACCAGGTGTTCATTCTCATCTGCACCTTGCTGTGTCTAGTTTTCACCGG AGCTTGTGGCATCCAGCATTTGGAAAGAGCTGGAAAACAACTTTCCTTGTTTGACtccttttatttctgtatcGTCACCTTCTCCACGGTTGGCTATGGGGACGTCACGCCCCAGATCTGGCCCTCCCAGCTGCTCGTGGTCATTCTCATTTGCGTTGCCTTGGTGGTGCTCCCACTGCAG TTTGAAGAACTAGCATACCTCTGGATGGAGAGCCAGAAGTTAGGAGGGAACTATAGCCGACACAGGGCTCAAACTGAGAAGCATGTGGTGTTATGTGTCAGCTCACTGAAGATCGACCTACTGATGGATTTCCTCAATGAGTTCTATGCTCATCCTAGACTACAG GACTATTATGTGGTGATCTTGTGTCCAACCGAGATGGACATTCAGGTTCGCCGTATCCTCCAAATCCCTTTGTGGTCTCAGAGGGTCATCTACCTTCAAGGTTCTGCCCTCAAAGACCAGGATCTAATGAGGGCCAA GATGGATGATGCTGAGGCCTGCTtcatcctcagcagcaggaacgAGGTCGATCGAACTGCTGCT gatCACCAGACTATTTTGAGAGCCTGGGCTGCAAAAGACTTTGCTCCAAACTGTCCTCTTTATGTCCAGATCCTCAAACCGGAAAATAAATTCCATGTTAAATTTGCAG ATCATGTTGTCTGCGAAGAGGAGTTCAAATATGCCATGTTGGCTCTGAACTGTGTATGTCCGGCCACGTCTACCTTAGTCACACTCCTGGTTCACACCTCCAGAGGACA GGAAGGACAACTGTCACCAGAGCAATGGCAAAGGACGTATGGACGCTGCTCTGGAAACGAGGTCTATCACATCCGACTGTGCGACAGCAAGTTCTTTGGGGAGTACGATGGGAAAAGCTTCACCTACGCATCCTTCCACGCCCATAAGAA GTATGGTGTGTGTTTGATCGGAGTGAAAAGAGAGGACAACAAGAGCATTCTCCTGAACCCTGGCCCCCGGCACATCATGGCCTCCACCGACACTTGCTACTACATCAACATCACCAAGGAGGAGAACTCGGCATTCATCTTCAAACAAGAGGAAAAGCACAACAAGGGCCTCCCCCTCACAGGCCTCTATGACGCCCCCTCCAGACTGCCAGTGCACAGCATCATTGCCAGCATGG GGACTGTTGCCATAGATCTACAGAACCCCGATCCCCCAGAAGAAAGCGGCAAGCTGGCGTTGCCGACAGAGAACGGCGCAGGAAGCCGGAGGCCGAGCATTGCACCCGTCCTAGAAATCGCAGACTCCTCCGCCATTCTGCCCTGCGACCTTCTCAGTGATCAATCTGAGGATGAAGCCAACCAGTCAGACGAGGAGGGCTCTGTCGGGTCTGA tTTTGTGAAGGGCTACCCTCCCAACTCGCCCTACATCGGCAGCTCTCCCACATTGTGCCACCTCCTGCCACAGAAAGCTCCATTCTGCTGCCTCCGCCTGGACAAG GGCTGTACGCATAACAGCTTTGAGGATGCCAAGGCCTACGGCTTCAAGAATAAGTTGATTATAGTTTCTGCTGAGACGGCAGGAAATGGTCTCTACAATTTCATTGTCCCTCTTCGCGCTTACTATCGGCCCAGGAAGGAGCTGAACCcaatagtgctgctgctggactacCC CCCAGACAATCACTTCTTAGAGGCCATTTGCTGCTTTCCTATGGTTTACTTCATGACTGGAACTATTGACAA CTTGGACAACCTCCTGCAGTGTGGCATAATCTACGCAGACAATTTGGTGGTGGTGGACAAAGAGAGCACAATGAGCGCCGAGGAGGACTACATGGCAGACGCCAAGACCATCGTCAATGTCCAGACTATGTTCAG GTTGTTTCCCAGTCTCAGCATCATTACTGAGCTCACACATCCGTCCAACATGAGGTTCATGCAGTTCAGAGCCAAGGACTGCtactcactcgctctctctaAACTGGAGAAG ATAGAACGCGATAAGGGCTCCAACTTGGCTTTCATGTTCCGTCTGCCGTTTGCAGCAGGCAGGGTGTTCAGCATTAGCATGTTAGATACACTGCTTTACCAG TCTTTTGTTAAGGACTACATGATTGCAATCGTGAGGCTTCTCCTGGGTCTGGACACCACACCTGGATCTGGATACCTCTGCGCT ATGAAGATAACAGAGGAGGATCTGTGGATCAGGACTTACGGCAGACTCTTCCAGAAGCTTTGTTCCTCAAGCGCCGAGATCCCAATTGGGATCTATCGCACAGAGTCGCACATGTTCTCAAACACGGAG TGCAAGGACAGTTATGCACAG TCTCAGCTGTCCGTCAACGCTGAACACGGCGCGGAGCACCGCGAGCGAGGGGAGTCCTGGAAGGAGAAAACGGCGCACAGAAACTCCACCACCAGCGACCAGTCCGAGCACCCGCtgctgaggaagaagagcatGCAGTGGGCGCGGCGACTCAGCAGGAAGAACGCCAAACCgtccagcagagcagagcgcaTCTCGCAGCAGAGACTCAACCTGTACCGACGCTCTGAACGGCAGGAGCTCTCCGAGCTGGTGAAGAACCGCATGAAGCACCTGGGTCTGCCCACGGTCGGATACG AGGATGTTTCTAATCTCACTGCGAGCGATGTCATGAATCGAGTAAATCTAGGATATTTGCAAG ACGAAATGAACGACCATCAGAACACGCTGTCCTACGTCCTCATCAACCCTCCTCCTGACACCATGCTGGAGCTCAACGACATCGT CTACATCATCCGGTCCGACCCGCTGGCACACATGCCAGAGGACTCGCAGGTAGGGCAGGCACGCATCGGCAAGAACAAGCAGGACTTTGGCACAGAGATGAGGGATGAGACTCACCTCTGA
- the kcnt1b gene encoding potassium channel subfamily T member 1 isoform X8, producing the protein MQQMRGLFQFTLIWLPQHTESFQRWPTDGARTEEAAMSPPRRSSGSHGDRTSAETVQKNNSSNSGVILDISALKMAEVETEVPPLPPRYRFRDLLLGDQTFQNDDRFQEEYSMDSTNAQVQVEFYVNENTFKERLKLFFIKNQRSSLRIRLFNFSLKILTCALYILRVSLDNPNFNASPWACAACRNNTGLNVTESSKINWELIFWVNRRDPLWAIQVTVALISFLETMLITYLSYKGNICEQMFQISFILEMINTVPFIITIFWHPLKNIFVPVFLNCWLAKGALENMINDFHRAIQRTHSAMFNQVFILICTLLCLVFTGACGIQHLERAGKQLSLFDSFYFCIVTFSTVGYGDVTPQIWPSQLLVVILICVALVVLPLQFEELAYLWMESQKLGGNYSRHRAQTEKHVVLCVSSLKIDLLMDFLNEFYAHPRLQDYYVVILCPTEMDIQVRRILQIPLWSQRVIYLQGSALKDQDLMRAKMDDAEACFILSSRNEVDRTAADHQTILRAWAAKDFAPNCPLYVQILKPENKFHVKFADHVVCEEEFKYAMLALNCVCPATSTLVTLLVHTSRGQEGQLSPEQWQRTYGRCSGNEVYHIRLCDSKFFGEYDGKSFTYASFHAHKKYGVCLIGVKREDNKSILLNPGPRHIMASTDTCYYINITKEENSAFIFKQEEKHNKGLPLTGLYDAPSRLPVHSIIASMVDQTASFGTVAIDLQNPDPPEESGKLALPTENGAGSRRPSIAPVLEIADSSAILPCDLLSDQSEDEANQSDEEGSVGSDFVKGYPPNSPYIGSSPTLCHLLPQKAPFCCLRLDKGCTHNSFEDAKAYGFKNKLIIVSAETAGNGLYNFIVPLRAYYRPRKELNPIVLLLDYPPDNHFLEAICCFPMVYFMTGTIDNLDNLLQCGIIYADNLVVVDKESTMSAEEDYMADAKTIVNVQTMFRLFPSLSIITELTHPSNMRFMQFRAKDCYSLALSKLEKIERDKGSNLAFMFRLPFAAGRVFSISMLDTLLYQSFVKDYMIAIVRLLLGLDTTPGSGYLCAMKITEEDLWIRTYGRLFQKLCSSSAEIPIGIYRTESHMFSNTECKDSYAQSQLSVNAEHGAEHRERGESWKEKTAHRNSTTSDQSEHPLLRKKSMQWARRLSRKNAKPSSRAERISQQRLNLYRRSERQELSELVKNRMKHLGLPTVGYDEMNDHQNTLSYVLINPPPDTMLELNDIVYIIRSDPLAHMPEDSQVGQARIGKNKQDFGTEMRDETHL; encoded by the exons GTTCCAAGAGGAGTACAGTATGGACTCAACAAATGCCCA GGTGCAGGTGGAGTTCTACGTGAATGAAAACACCTTCAAGGAGAGGCTGAAgcttttcttcattaaaaaccAAAGGTCAA GCCTGAGAATCCGTCTCTTCAACTTCTCACTGAAGATCCTGACCTGTGCCCTCTATATACTGAGAGTCAGCCTGGATAACCCCAACTTCAACGCCAGCCCATGGGCATG TGCTGCGTGCCGAAATAACACTGGGCTAAATGTGACAGAGTCATCAAAAATAAACTG GGAGTTGATTTTCTGGGTAAACAGACGAGATCCACTGTGGGCAATACAG gtgaCGGTGGCCTTAATCAGTTTTTTGGAGACCATGCTTATTACTTATCTGAGCTACAAG GGGAACATTTGCGAGCAGATGTTCCAGATATCCTTCATATTGGAGATGATCAACACAGTGCCATTTATAATCACA ATTTTCTGGCATCCTTTGAAAAACATATTTGTTCCCGTATTTCTTAATTGCTGGCTTGCCAAAGGTGCCCTGGAGAACATGATT AATGACTTCCACCGGGCCATCCAGAGGACCCATTCTGCTATGTTCAACCAGGTGTTCATTCTCATCTGCACCTTGCTGTGTCTAGTTTTCACCGG AGCTTGTGGCATCCAGCATTTGGAAAGAGCTGGAAAACAACTTTCCTTGTTTGACtccttttatttctgtatcGTCACCTTCTCCACGGTTGGCTATGGGGACGTCACGCCCCAGATCTGGCCCTCCCAGCTGCTCGTGGTCATTCTCATTTGCGTTGCCTTGGTGGTGCTCCCACTGCAG TTTGAAGAACTAGCATACCTCTGGATGGAGAGCCAGAAGTTAGGAGGGAACTATAGCCGACACAGGGCTCAAACTGAGAAGCATGTGGTGTTATGTGTCAGCTCACTGAAGATCGACCTACTGATGGATTTCCTCAATGAGTTCTATGCTCATCCTAGACTACAG GACTATTATGTGGTGATCTTGTGTCCAACCGAGATGGACATTCAGGTTCGCCGTATCCTCCAAATCCCTTTGTGGTCTCAGAGGGTCATCTACCTTCAAGGTTCTGCCCTCAAAGACCAGGATCTAATGAGGGCCAA GATGGATGATGCTGAGGCCTGCTtcatcctcagcagcaggaacgAGGTCGATCGAACTGCTGCT gatCACCAGACTATTTTGAGAGCCTGGGCTGCAAAAGACTTTGCTCCAAACTGTCCTCTTTATGTCCAGATCCTCAAACCGGAAAATAAATTCCATGTTAAATTTGCAG ATCATGTTGTCTGCGAAGAGGAGTTCAAATATGCCATGTTGGCTCTGAACTGTGTATGTCCGGCCACGTCTACCTTAGTCACACTCCTGGTTCACACCTCCAGAGGACA GGAAGGACAACTGTCACCAGAGCAATGGCAAAGGACGTATGGACGCTGCTCTGGAAACGAGGTCTATCACATCCGACTGTGCGACAGCAAGTTCTTTGGGGAGTACGATGGGAAAAGCTTCACCTACGCATCCTTCCACGCCCATAAGAA GTATGGTGTGTGTTTGATCGGAGTGAAAAGAGAGGACAACAAGAGCATTCTCCTGAACCCTGGCCCCCGGCACATCATGGCCTCCACCGACACTTGCTACTACATCAACATCACCAAGGAGGAGAACTCGGCATTCATCTTCAAACAAGAGGAAAAGCACAACAAGGGCCTCCCCCTCACAGGCCTCTATGACGCCCCCTCCAGACTGCCAGTGCACAGCATCATTGCCAGCATGG TTGATCAGACTGCTTCGTTTG GGACTGTTGCCATAGATCTACAGAACCCCGATCCCCCAGAAGAAAGCGGCAAGCTGGCGTTGCCGACAGAGAACGGCGCAGGAAGCCGGAGGCCGAGCATTGCACCCGTCCTAGAAATCGCAGACTCCTCCGCCATTCTGCCCTGCGACCTTCTCAGTGATCAATCTGAGGATGAAGCCAACCAGTCAGACGAGGAGGGCTCTGTCGGGTCTGA tTTTGTGAAGGGCTACCCTCCCAACTCGCCCTACATCGGCAGCTCTCCCACATTGTGCCACCTCCTGCCACAGAAAGCTCCATTCTGCTGCCTCCGCCTGGACAAG GGCTGTACGCATAACAGCTTTGAGGATGCCAAGGCCTACGGCTTCAAGAATAAGTTGATTATAGTTTCTGCTGAGACGGCAGGAAATGGTCTCTACAATTTCATTGTCCCTCTTCGCGCTTACTATCGGCCCAGGAAGGAGCTGAACCcaatagtgctgctgctggactacCC CCCAGACAATCACTTCTTAGAGGCCATTTGCTGCTTTCCTATGGTTTACTTCATGACTGGAACTATTGACAA CTTGGACAACCTCCTGCAGTGTGGCATAATCTACGCAGACAATTTGGTGGTGGTGGACAAAGAGAGCACAATGAGCGCCGAGGAGGACTACATGGCAGACGCCAAGACCATCGTCAATGTCCAGACTATGTTCAG GTTGTTTCCCAGTCTCAGCATCATTACTGAGCTCACACATCCGTCCAACATGAGGTTCATGCAGTTCAGAGCCAAGGACTGCtactcactcgctctctctaAACTGGAGAAG ATAGAACGCGATAAGGGCTCCAACTTGGCTTTCATGTTCCGTCTGCCGTTTGCAGCAGGCAGGGTGTTCAGCATTAGCATGTTAGATACACTGCTTTACCAG TCTTTTGTTAAGGACTACATGATTGCAATCGTGAGGCTTCTCCTGGGTCTGGACACCACACCTGGATCTGGATACCTCTGCGCT ATGAAGATAACAGAGGAGGATCTGTGGATCAGGACTTACGGCAGACTCTTCCAGAAGCTTTGTTCCTCAAGCGCCGAGATCCCAATTGGGATCTATCGCACAGAGTCGCACATGTTCTCAAACACGGAG TGCAAGGACAGTTATGCACAG TCTCAGCTGTCCGTCAACGCTGAACACGGCGCGGAGCACCGCGAGCGAGGGGAGTCCTGGAAGGAGAAAACGGCGCACAGAAACTCCACCACCAGCGACCAGTCCGAGCACCCGCtgctgaggaagaagagcatGCAGTGGGCGCGGCGACTCAGCAGGAAGAACGCCAAACCgtccagcagagcagagcgcaTCTCGCAGCAGAGACTCAACCTGTACCGACGCTCTGAACGGCAGGAGCTCTCCGAGCTGGTGAAGAACCGCATGAAGCACCTGGGTCTGCCCACGGTCGGATACG ACGAAATGAACGACCATCAGAACACGCTGTCCTACGTCCTCATCAACCCTCCTCCTGACACCATGCTGGAGCTCAACGACATCGT CTACATCATCCGGTCCGACCCGCTGGCACACATGCCAGAGGACTCGCAGGTAGGGCAGGCACGCATCGGCAAGAACAAGCAGGACTTTGGCACAGAGATGAGGGATGAGACTCACCTCTGA